The genomic window tggtaaatatatgaaaaagaaaatctcgaccactccttgatgtctgcgatttctgcatcgcaacccttgttatattaccatgtttcacccataaaatagtaGATTAGTAGATACATagtagattcatggcgcattaagcctccgaacaatttttaatttgtccgttttaccctggaaacctccgtttacgggacgtcgcgcaaccgcttttgtttcaacccagccataaaacgaaaggtaattaattatacttattattcaaaatgtctgtcatttttagcttagaatcattaattgatgtctaataaaacttttaaacaaattacgtcacaatgaaaaaaatgctgtCTGCAAAAaactcacggatatctacctcataaatatcacttaattgtattttttttgttactgtcacattttctccgatatgttagatgataaataatcgatccaaacaaagaaaaaaaataaaaataaaaaaaaaaacatttaaaagggtaaatatatgaaaaagaaaatctcgaccacgccttgatgtctgcgatttctgcatcgcgacccttgttatattaccatgtttcacccataaaatcccccaaaaatccagctgtggccattcacagttgtgtcttgactagtgttgtcagtaacgcgttactgtaatctgattactttttttagtaacgagtaatcttacgcgttcatttttctacaccaataatctgattaaagttagtttccttagtgtctctgcgttactatttttttcattgcctcataacatatgtagaatgaagaatagtgtagtcatgtacgaagagcattttgaatagaaaatgctaaaataaaaggttcccggtacgtgtttccatgacaacctcttagctatttcctgttttggtctcgcgtaacgtgttgtgggactgaggcgggtggacattcgcgccgaGCCTTGaaacgttgcgagggaatgttgatctgtggatatccatgaatgaaggtatttttccttcattctggagggtatcagcaaaaggttggaccccctacatgcgcggccgtttcgtagctttgtcgTAGCAACGACGTGCAGTCAtctctccaagttggcaagctttgtttacatcatatgcgtgttgcacatttatacgtgaggtgatgtgttcgtttagcatctgtgggatgtgttgtaagtccgattgagtgtgaagtgcttagttgccgccacgttttgtggccaaattgactgcgtgtgtgttgagaggagtacttccgggttgttaatgCGCACGGCTGCACgtgcatccgcgcccgccaccaactttgtgtttattgcactgtacaatccacttgtgtgttgttaaTTATTGtaccgtcagtttgcattgttttacattggcactgatatgctgttaaccacaacccgaaattcagaagttttgacattaggcttaatcttagagttagcggggtttaattggtcggtggagttgatttcaacaaattccaagcagtttgtcagatatttgttagtttcggggctccggagtggctaagctcgcGCGAAATTcaatcaattacatgtgatgacatttttctgttgttattcttatgttgaggcggcgaagggagaaaaatgggtaaaaagtaactgattacttttaaagtaacttagttactttgataatgaagtaatcaggaaAGTAActcgattacttttttgaggtgtaatcagtaattagtaattaaattactttttcaagtaatctgtgacaacactggtcttgacactcagtgatacatgctacatggagtttttggatcgaaacaaggtaagtacgcgataatatgtcgttaaagtcatggcgtctgtaattctgttctcacgtgctctcacctcaagattgggtttcgctgtttaatttttatttatttatttttttgaataccctcctgttcaaaaattttcttccccctgaaaattgagattttaagctttccaatgatgtatcacacatgcatatcggacaattttgaaagttggccaagttgggggtctcagagtggaacttcaagtcacctgagtgttttccgccatatgcagttaaaaaaaaaaaaaaaaaaaaaagattggcatgttttttttttttttacctgtttctTTTGTCACATTGACACTTTCTTTTTTGAAGACAGAAGCAATTTGCTTTTTGGCGACTCTCAGCATCCTGAGAGGTCTCTTGGGTAAAACAGCTGAAAAGGAGAAGCAGCCATTAAAAGCTGAGAAGGAATATTCATTAAACTTCATTTTAGTTATGCTCTTTTTTATGTTATTATTCTAAAATTGTAATGTTCATGTTTAGGGAAGAGGTGAACATTTGTGAGCAGCAGTATGGTTTGAAGGTGAAGGGGTGCCTTATAGCGTGGAATGTACGGTACttatttaattcattggctgcaacTGACCGCACGAGACGcccaatacattttgactgggaaaagCTGGCAGCAAGTCCTCAcagtaaatgaattggacgtctgtcgttgTCAGCACGCAAATAccataaaattattttcatattaTATATGGGGgggcaattagaaaaaaaggcaggaaataaaatataagaataattaaaaaaaaaaaaaacaattaattgagaaaaaaaatcttggaaaaaaaaaaaatctacacatagtgatccctcgttttttgcggttaatgcggACCAGAACCCGCTACGATGATTGAAAAACCGCCAAGtgaatttttgtgtgtgtttgtgttcaatgtatatattcagatttaacattggAAAGAGTTACaaattaaacatgttttttcatttttccccccccaaagtataattaaaaaaaaaagttttaaacatcccaccgaattatttttaaacaagaataaagtagaataatgcttgtctttattaaatgcttcattgagtgactcCGCTCAAAttggctcaagctgctcacttacacacaatgagttgccgcaGCAACAGttgaacaagctaaacgatgattgacgcatgcggcgctttgaaattTCGACTTGGACTGaaggcgcgaagtagcgagggatcactgtgtatatatgtgtatatatactgtatatacactcaccggccactttattaggtacaccatgctagtaacgggttggaccccctttggccttcagaactgcctcaattcttcgtggcatagattcaaaaaggtactggaagcattcctcagagagtttggtccatattgacatgatggcatcacacagttggtgcagatttgtcggctgcacatccatgatgcgaatctccctttccaccacatcccaaaagatgctctattggattgagatctggtgactgtggaggccatttgagtacagtgaactcattgtcatgttcaagaaaccagtctgagacaattccagctttatgacatggcgcattattctgctgaaagtagccatcagaagttgggtacattgtgttcataaagggatggacatgctcagcaacaatactcaggtaggctgtggcgttccaacgatgctcaattgataccaaggggcccaaagagtgccaagaaaagattccccacaccattacaccaccaccaccaccagcctgaaccgttgatacaaggcaggatggatccatactttcatgttgttgacgccaaattttgACCCTACTAtcagaatgtcgcagcagaaatcgagactcatcaaaccaggcaacgtttttccaatcttctattgtccaatttctttgagcttgtgcaaattggagcctcagtttcctgttcttatctgaaaggagtggcacccggcgtggtcttctgctgcagttgctcatctgcctcaaagttcgatgtactgtgcgttcagagatgttcttctgcctaccttggttgtaaccggtggttatttgagtcactgttgcctttctatcagctcgaaccagtctggccattctcctctgacctctggcatcaacaaagcatttccgcccacagaactgccgctcactggatattttttctttttctgaccattctctgtaaaccctagagatggttgtgcgtgaaaatcccagtagatcagcagtttctgaaatactcagaccagcccttctggcaccaacaaccatgtcacgttcaaagtcactcaaatcacctttcttcccggtGAttcaaagtggccggtgagtgtatacgtatatatagtggcatgaaaaagtatctgaaccttttggtatTTCTTACAATTCTGAATAAAAtgactatcaaatgtgatctgatctttcaaaattacacaaatgagtaagtaagtgaaccatcacatttaatttgTTGTATGccccccccttggcagcaataacttcaaccagaccttTCCTGTACCTacggatcagtctggcacatcgatcaggactaatcttggcccattaaaactgctgtagttctgtcagattcctgggatgtctggcatgaatcactgtctttagttcATGCCACAgagtctcaatggggttcaagtctggactttgactaagCCActccatgtattttgttcttctaaaaccattctgaagttgatttacttctgtgttttggatcattgtcttgttgcagcatccatcctctttttcgcatcaactatctgacagacggcctcaggttttcctgcaaaacatcctgataaacctttgaattcgttcttccattaatgattgcaagttgtccaggccctggggcagcgaaacagccccaaatcatgatgctgcctccaccatgcttcacagcggggataaggtgttgatgttggtgagctgttccatttttcctccacacaagacgctgtgtgttactcccaaacaatttaactttggtttcatcagttcacaaaatattttgccaaaacttctgtggagtgtccaagtgcctttttgccaacattaaaaagcaacaatgtttttttttggacagcagtggcttcctcctcggagtcctcccatgaacaccattcttggccatagttttacatatagttgatgtgtgcacagagatattggactgtgccaatgatttctgtaagtctttcgcagacactctagggttctttttttacctttctgagtattctgcgctgaactcttggcgtcatctttggtggactgccaccccttgggagagaagcaacagtgtcaaacactctccatttgtagacaacttctgcgactgtcgattgatgaacatccagacttagagatggttttgtatccttttccagctttatgtaaatcaataatccttgattgaaggtcttcagacagctcttttgacccggccatgatgcacatcaaacaatgcttctcatcaacacatttcttaccaggtgtgtgttttatcgtgggcagggcagctttaaaacactcattagtgtttgggcacacacctgacttgaattgtttggtaaaaattggtttcaattgcttttccccccttctgttattgtttcatgctatcctcattaaaatatgaaaacctataaatggttgGGTGGTtgtagtatatacagtatatcttgaCCTCAGAtagcttaactctttggctgacaATGACGACATTAATTCTTGCAATGCTAATAGCCCACTTACCTGTTTGAGTCTTCCTGACTTCTTTGTCCACTTTAGAAGTTTCTATTGTATCTTTGAGGGTCACTGTTCTGTCTTTCAAGAGCGCCCTGGACAAAGTCTGTGGTTCTTTTTTGGATTGCATTAGAAGATCTTTTGAGGGTTCCTTTGGTTTTTGCAGTGGAGGCTTCTTGACTTCTCTAGAAACAACATCTTTTGGTTCTTCTTTTTCCGTCTTGAGAGTTTTGGTTACTTTCTTCTCCCGCACCAAGAGCGGAAGTTCCTCCAAAGTTTTCCTTGCTTCTGTttcgtgtttttcttttttggaaggtttcctctCTTCACCTTCTAGTTTGAGGTGTGCTTTTGTGTCTTCACTGGCTTTTTTGGGTGGAatcttctcctctttcacttcaGAGGTTTTTTTCTCCTCCGGGGCTTCTTGGGGTGTTTTCTTTGGTTCCTTCTCCGCTCTGGTCTGTCTTTTGATGGATCTTTTGACTTCCATCTTCTCTCTCAAAGATTCCCTGGTGTCTTCTTTAGGTGGTGTCTCTTCTTTTTTGGGTGGTTGCTTCTCATCTTTCACCGCAGTGGGTTTACTCTCCTTCAGGACTTCTTGGAAAGCTTTCTTTTCCTTTCTTGGTTTCAGAAGCATTTTCTCTTTAAGTGGCATGTTTTCCTCTTTCATGGGAGATTGTTTCTTCTCTTTACCCTCAGAGGCTTTACTCTCTTTATGGACTTCTTGCAGTGGTTTCTTCTGATCTTTCTCCAGTTCGATTGGTTTCAGGAGCTTTTCCTGTTTTATGATCAGCTTCTCCACTTTCTTTACTTCATGTGGTTTTATTTCCTTTTTCTCCAACGTGATAGCTTTTGTATCTTCTACCCCTTGCTTTTGGAGTTGTTCTCTAGGGGACTTCCTTGGTTCCTTTTCCTCTTTTGGAGGTTTCTTGGCTTCTTGTGATTCTTCTGTTCGTGGCTTTTTGAGAGCTTCCAGATGTTCTTTGGAAGTTCTCCTGCGCATGACCAATTTTTCATGAGGTTTCTTATCCTCTGGCTCATCTTTGGTTGCATTCTTAGCTACTGTCACATCCTTTTGGACTTTGAACAATCTTTTAGAAGGCTCTCTCCTGACTTTGACACTCTCCCTGGGTGATTTCCTGACTTCTGACTCATCTTTATGTGGTTTCTCAGGTTCTCTTAGTTCTACAGAAGAAACATTTGCCCTGGAATCTACTTTGACAGGTGTCTGTATTTCTTTCAGCTTCGTCGGAGGTTTCTTTACTTCTTTGGGCTGTTTCTTGACGTCTTTCTCCTCTTTGACAGCTTTGTCGATTTCTTTTAGTGGATGCTCCTTGTCTTCTTTCGGTGGTTCCTTTTGTGCTTCTTTTACTAATGCACTGATGATTCTTGGTTTTCTGTGGGGTTTCTTGCTGGGTCGTTTTTCAGACTCTTGTTTAAGTGACTCCACGGCCTTTTGATCTTTAAGAAGTTTGCTGACCTCAACCTTGTCTACTTTGACCTTCTCTTCCATCTCATCCTTAGTAGACTGTTTGaccttcttttctttcttaGGTTTTCCGACTTCATTGCCTTTACTAGATTGTTCTTTGAGTTCTTTCGGCGGTTTCTTCGCTTCCTTTGAAGGTTCTTTAATGTCTTTCTCCTCTATTAGAGGTTTCTTAGCGTCCTTGAGAAGTTCTTTGCTTTCTTTTGTAGGTTCCTTAACTTCTGTCTCTTTTTTTGAAGGTACTATGGCTTCTTTTTTAGGTTTAATAGGTTCTCTAGAATGTTGTTTGACTTTTTTCTTGTCTTCCAGAGGTTCCTTGGCTTCCTCAGAAGGTTCTTCGGCCTCTCTATCAATTTTCTTGACCACTTTTTCCTTTCTAGATGGTTCTTTGACTACGCTAGGAGATTTCCTGGCTTCTTTTGAAGGCTCATCAACTTCTTTTGGCGCTTCTTCAGAATGTTCTTTGAGCTCCTTGTCTTCTTTCTTGACTTCCTTTAAAGTTTCTCTGACTTCTTTCAGTTCTTTCAGAGTTTTCCTGACCACTTTTTCTTTTCTAGATGGTTCTTTGCCTACTCTAAGAGGTTTCTTGGCTTCTCTTGAAGGTTCATCGGCTTCTCTTGGAGCCTTTCCAAAATGCTCTTTTACCTCTTTGTCTTCTTTCTTGACTTCCTTTGAAGTGTCTTTGACTTCTTTCAGTTCTTTCAGAGTTTTCCTGACCACTCTTTCCTTTCTAGATGGTTCTTTATCTACTCTAAGAGGTTTCTTGGCTTCTCTTGAAGGTTCATCGACTTCTTTTGGAGCCTCTCCAAAATGCTCTTTTACCTCTTTGTCTTCTTTCTCAACTTCCTTTGAAGTGTCTTTGACTTCTTTCAGTTCTTTCAGAGTTTTCCTGACCACTTTTTCTTTTCTAGATGGTTCTTTGTCTACTCTAAGAGGTGTCTTGGCTTCTCTTGAAGGTTCATCGACTTCTTTTGGAGCCTCTCCAAAATGCTCTTTTACCTCTTTGTCTTCTTTCTTGACTTCCTTTGAAGTGTCTTTGACTTCTTTCAGTTCTTTCAGAGTTTTCCTGACAACTTTTTCTTTTCTAGATGGTTCTTTGACTACTCTGAGAGGTTTCTTGGCTTCTCTTGAAGGTTCTTCGACTTCTTTTGGAGCTTCTCCAAAATGCTCTTTTACTTCTTTGTCTTCTTTCTCGACTTCCTTTGAAGTGTCTTTGACTTCTTTCAGTTCTTTCAGAGttttcctgacaggtttttcttTTCTAGATGGTTCTTTGACTACTCTAAGAGGTTTCTTGGCTTCTCTTGAAGGTTCATCGACTTCTTTTGGAGCTTCTCCAAAATGCTCTTTTACCTCTTTGTCTTCTTTCTCGACTTCCTTGGAAGTGTCTTTGACTTCTTTCGGTTTTTCCAGTGTTTTCCTGACCACTTTTTCCTTTCTATGTGGTCCTTTGACTACTCTATGAGATTTTTTGGCTTTACTTGAAGGTTTATGTGCTTTAAGAGCTTCTTCAGAATGTTCTttgacctctttgtcctctttcTTGACCTCCTTGGAAGGTTTTCTGACTTCTTTCTGTTCTTTTAGATGTTTCTTGACCTCCTTCTCTTTAATAGATGGTTCTTTGGCTTCTTTTAGAGATGTCTTGGCTTCTTTTGAAGCCTCACCAACTCCTTCTGGGGTTTTCCTGACCTGTTCAGAAGGTTCTTTgactgttttttcttcttcctcagCTTTCTTAATTTTATCCTCTTTCTTAGAAGGTTTTTTGACCACCCTCTCTTCTTTGGGGGGTTTTATGACTTCTTTATCTTCTGCCTTTATTGACTCCTTGATCTCTTTCTCCTCCATCTGAGGTTTCTTGTCTTCTTTTGAAGTTTCCTTGACAACCTCCTCAGCTTTTTGCGGTCTAATTACTTCAATTTCCATCCCATATGGTTCCTTGACTTCTTTCTGAGGTTTTGCGACCTCCTCAGAAGGCTTTCTGACTTGTTTTGGAAGTTTCTTTGCTTTCTGAGAAGGTTCTTtgacttctttttcttctttttgagGTTTCTTGACTTCTTTCTCTTTTCTAGAAGGTCCAATGACTTCCTTAAGAGTTTTGGGGATTAGCCTCTTCACTTCCTTTAGAGTTTTGGGGATCGGCTTTTTTTGTAGTgtctcattttttattccttcTTCTTCTCTAAGAGGTTCCTTCCCCTTAATCTCCTCTTTGGCAGGTTTCTTCATCTTCACATCATCTTCCGCTGCTTTTTTCGCCATTTTAACTTTGTAAGTCTTTACCACGGAAGGCTTTTTTGCATCCATTTTGTCCTTGGCGGCTTTTACTTCAACTTGCGGCTCCTTCACTGGTTTTCTTTCCAGAAGTTCTTCTAAAAGCAAGGGATAGTTAATCATGATTATGTATGAGTAATTGAATAATGTTTTTATGGGCATTCTTGACCACTTCCAAATACACACAGtactatttaattaaaattgtCTGCACCTAGTAAGACAAGGTATTAACAGAAACAACAGTAAAAGGAATCATTATAAAGAAATTATGTTCTAATTTTAAATGGTATTTAGATGAAGTGTCATTACCTTTTTTCGTCCTTTTTGTAAGGTGTGTAGCGATAGCTTTACGCGTCTCTGCTGGTTTCTCCTCACTGGTTTTGTTTGTATGAGTGTCCTCTCTTTCGACATCTGTTTTCTCTAAATGTGTTGTTTCTTTTAAAAGGTCTGCATATAGCCGTAAAATTTTATTAGTATGACTTAAAAACACTGATTGGTTTAGAACCCATCATTACACCTACAGTATTACCTTTAGGTAGAACTTCAACCTCTTCAGGTGAATGCTCTATTTCCGTTGCTTCTTTGACAACTAAAATATAGAAAAAAGTATACCATTGAAACATATTTCTTGCAATCACTTCCGTTGGTAACATGACAGCAAGAACAAGTTTGATTTATGCTTTCAGTGCTATTAAAGTGGTCCAATCAAGAGGTTCTTTTCATTCTTCcgatgtgaatttaaatgagtttttcCACTGGTTGACATCTGAAGTCAGTGTGCATGTCGCGTAATGAAATCATGTCCATAAATTGAGTTGTTTTTCACAAAAAACCGCTGACAGTTCgttttgcctcagataatcatggacttttaactgccaacaataatcatggacttttaactgccaacGCAGCAAGACCAGATACACCTCCTTATCTCTACACCATATAAGCAACGCCGAGCCATCTGTCTAGTGTGCATTTACATCTACACGGATTGTTCTGTAACAAAATAaacccagaaatttctgaaattaaaactgcgcaGTATTGATCTCTTGCCACCAGtcattatttacagtggggtaaatatgtatttagtcatccactaattgtgcaagttctcccacttgaacatattagagaggcctgtaattgtcaacatggttaaacctcaaccatgagagacataatgtggaagaaaaacccagaaaatcacattgttagatttttaaagaatttatttgcaaatcatggtggaaaataagtatttggtcaataccaaaagttcatctcaatactttgttatgtaccctttgttggcaataacggaggccaagcgttttctgtaactcttcacaagcttttcacacactgttgctggtattttggcccattcctccatgcagatctcccctagagcagtgatgttttggggctgtcgttgggcaacacggactttcaactccctccgcagattttctatggggttgagacctggagactggctaggccacaccaggaccttgaaatgcttcttacgaagccactcctttgttgccctggctacgtgtttgggatcattttcatgctgacagacccagccacgtctcatcttcaatgcctttgctgatggtaggagattttcactcaaaatctctcgatacatggccccattcattctttcctttacacagatcagttgtcctggtccctttgcagaaaaacagcaccaaagcatgatatttccatccccatgcttcacagtgggtatggtgttcttcggatgcaattcagtattctttctcctccaaacacgagaacctgtgtttctaccaaaaagttctattttggtttcatctgaccataacatattctcccagtcctcttctggatcatccaaatgctctctagcgaaccgcagacgggcctggacgtgtactttcttcagcagggggacacgtctggcagtgcaggatttgagtccctggcggcgcattgtgttactgatagtagcctttgttactgtggtcccagctctctgtcggtcattcactaggtccccccgtgtggttctgggatttttgctccccgttcttgttatcattttgacaccacggggtgaggagagagttgaaagtccgtgttggccaacgacagccccaaaacatcaccgctatagaggagatctgcatggaggaatgggccaaaataccagcagcagtgtgtgaaaagcatgtgaagagttacagaaaacgtttggcctcccttattgccaacaaagggtacataaaaaagtattgagatgaacttttggtatcgaccaaatacttattttccaccatgatttgcaaataaattaaaaatcaaacaatgtgattttcagttttttttccccacattctgtctctcatggttgggatttacccatgttgacaattacaggcctctcgaatattttcaagtgggagaacttgcacaattagtggttgactaaatacttatttgccccactgtatttattctagccgtctcacctgaattgaaaacgaaTGACTGCCTCCAACACATCCATTCCATTGGGCTGGCAGCGATTGaacattcatttgctgccagcgcTCCCAGTTcatttgaattggatgtctatcgctgtcagtggcagccaatgagttcataaaAATATGCGAACGTTTACAGTGGATACAGTAATTTACAGTACATAGTTGAATGACATTCACTCGTATTTTGAGATATCATTGCTGTTATGCTTATCTTGCTTTTCTTGTTTGTCTATCTTCTATACTGAGTGTATAACCACTTGTCTCTGCAACCCACCGAAAAAAGTCACCTTTCCATACTTACCTTAGTTttttgttcaaatgcaaaaaacttaaatattttctttgtcgtaaaactgcaacaaatggAGATTTGTAAAGGTCAGGGACTTACCATGGTGACCCCCAACGGAACAAGCCAAAAATCACAACAGCAAAACCATAACTAATTAACAGCCAGCACATTGACTGTCAAttatcacattatttgacaatCATCACATGGAGCACACAGAAGCTTTTTCATGattagtcatgaaaaaaatgtggaaagatggaatgaaaaatgactttttttttgtacctgCGTGGAGCTGCGTGGGAGCAGGAACATTCGTTCGGTCTTCTCCCATATCATCTGCCTCGTCAGGATGATGGCCCTCCTGCTCCTTATCATCATCGACAACCACCGCTGTAGTTGCCTCTTCTTCATCAGCAATTGTTGTCTCATCTTCATTATCATCTTCATCTAGTGTTATTGTTTCCTCTTTGTCATCTAATGTTGTTTTCTTCTCTCCATCATCAGCAAATATCATTTTTTCCTCATTGTCATCTAGTGTTGTTGTATCGTCTTTGTCATCTGATGttgttttctcctcttcttcaaCAACTGTTTTTTCCTCCAGCATGTCAGTGCCTTCCTCCTCATCCTCCTCATCGACAGTTGTTGTCTTCTCATTGACTTCCGCCTCATTattaaatctcaatttttccTCATTTTCAATTCCTGTTATTGTCTTTCTTTTGGCCTTGTCCTCATCATCGTGTACAGTTGTTATCTCATTGTCCTCCTCCTCATCTAAAGTCTTCTCCTCATCCTCATCATGATCATATTCTGTTACTGTCTCCACCTCTTCATCATGTAAGGATGTTTTCTCATGATCTTCATCCTCTGCCTCCTCTTCATCATGTACAGAGGTTATTTCCTCATCGTCTGAAGTCCTCTCCTCTTCCTCATCATGATCATATACTGTTGTTGCCCCCTCCTCTTCATCAGGTGAGGATGATTTCTCGTCATCTTCATCCTTTG from Corythoichthys intestinalis isolate RoL2023-P3 chromosome 15, ASM3026506v1, whole genome shotgun sequence includes these protein-coding regions:
- the si:ch211-266g18.10 gene encoding titin isoform X6, which produces MADGAKTASRPPGAEAETARGSLKSKAVMVLNKLRVSVELLIALAALLCWLTVGVVMFDFVEYKAVPDIQHIMSDPVQAAYDAVEEVSHLVNKFQECAPDLSNPASAGTYALDEIGRAKDAFVRYFSDEEGVFYLSYVDPVVTGRKLFHSADECVSGAAASLRDTVCAAVDAVLYSIAHIYKVLSSGTIDLSFMDPVPWCRGLFSCTNNFVCRLMGSIQQLLCGILDSVLDLIRGSIDISFLDPVAFGGNVVSVANDTVNKITGGLQEVMAVTTDGVVDIVNDIQATLYFSPSAALNRTTQIVTEQYRLLVDTIVGYLPDVTLDPAKAVEDAALALTDKKDLFMAYMSAMIVGQQAEPVASPPEDVIHEKDESIPSYSDRQIVRRKGEFLPTYVKVVKEATEIEHSPEEVEVLPKDLLKETTHLEKTDVEREDTHTNKTSEEKPAETRKAIATHLTKRTKKEELLERKPVKEPQVEVKAAKDKMDAKKPSVVKTYKVKMAKKAAEDDVKMKKPAKEEIKGKEPLREEEGIKNETLQKKPIPKTLKEVKRLIPKTLKEVIGPSRKEKEVKKPQKEEKEVKEPSQKAKKLPKQVRKPSEEVAKPQKEVKEPYGMEIEVIRPQKAEEVVKETSKEDKKPQMEEKEIKESIKAEDKEVIKPPKEERVVKKPSKKEDKIKKAEEEEKTVKEPSEQVRKTPEGVGEASKEAKTSLKEAKEPSIKEKEVKKHLKEQKEVRKPSKEVKKEDKEVKEHSEEALKAHKPSSKAKKSHRVVKGPHRKEKVVRKTLEKPKEVKDTSKEVEKEDKEVKEHFGEAPKEVDEPSREAKKPLRVVKEPSRKEKPVRKTLKELKEVKDTSKEVEKEDKEVKEHFGEAPKEVEEPSREAKKPLRVVKEPSRKEKVVRKTLKELKEVKDTSKEVKKEDKEVKEHFGEAPKEVDEPSREAKTPLRVDKEPSRKEKVVRKTLKELKEVKDTSKEVEKEDKEVKEHFGEAPKEVDEPSREAKKPLRVDKEPSRKERVVRKTLKELKEVKDTSKEVKKEDKEVKEHFGKAPREADEPSREAKKPLRVGKEPSRKEKVVRKTLKELKEVRETLKEVKKEDKELKEHSEEAPKEVDEPSKEARKSPSVVKEPSRKEKVVKKIDREAEEPSEEAKEPLEDKKKVKQHSREPIKPKKEAIVPSKKETEVKEPTKESKELLKDAKKPLIEEKDIKEPSKEAKKPPKELKEQSSKGNEVGKPKKEKKVKQSTKDEMEEKVKVDKVEVSKLLKDQKAVESLKQESEKRPSKKPHRKPRIISALVKEAQKEPPKEDKEHPLKEIDKAVKEEKDVKKQPKEVKKPPTKLKEIQTPVKVDSRANVSSVELREPEKPHKDESEVRKSPRESVKVRREPSKRLFKVQKDVTVAKNATKDEPEDKKPHEKLVMRRRTSKEHLEALKKPRTEESQEAKKPPKEEKEPRKSPREQLQKQGVEDTKAITLEKKEIKPHEVKKVEKLIIKQEKLLKPIELEKDQKKPLQEVHKESKASEGKEKKQSPMKEENMPLKEKMLLKPRKEKKAFQEVLKESKPTAVKDEKQPPKKEETPPKEDTRESLREKMEVKRSIKRQTRAEKEPKKTPQEAPEEKKTSEVKEEKIPPKKASEDTKAHLKLEGEERKPSKKEKHETEARKTLEELPLLVREKKVTKTLKTEKEEPKDVVSREVKKPPLQKPKEPSKDLLMQSKKEPQTLSRALLKDRTVTLKDTIETSKVDKEVRKTQTAVLPKRPLRMLRVAKKQIASVFKKESVNVTKETVPKVTAKPEPAKKVLPEQEGPAKNVSLLKERVKIVPMKKVITRPAKTVRESPAKTLAPPRTKKSADVEEAALAPKNVSTTRDKTKVLPLKKDDKPETKREKAPSLLKTKKEKEASKENLKPTPVTKEKVVEKKTTKDEPPKEDRVLKESQDKNKSAKEEQSKATPDDFVPEEDLPYFQCFFVDEDEAQFPFYAFSPLQV